One part of the [Synechococcus] sp. NIES-970 genome encodes these proteins:
- the hisA gene encoding phosphorybosilformimino-5-amino-phosphorybosil-4-imidazolecarboxamideisomerase, which yields MEVIPAIDLLGGQCVRLYQGDYQQAQVFNNDPVQVAKTWAAQGATRLHVVDLDGAKQGESVNLGVIQKIAAAIAIPVQVGGGLRTIASVDQLFAVGVERAILGTAAVENPELVTELCGKYPGRIAVGIDARNGKVATKGWLETSEVLATDLAQQMAIQGVAAIIYTDIHRDGTMAGPNLEALRELASTIDIPVIASGGVSSLGDLINLVALESLGVTGAIVGRAIYTGDIDVAEAVKAVGPQRLQDVYPSDGTAIA from the coding sequence ATGGAAGTTATCCCCGCAATTGATCTGCTTGGTGGTCAATGTGTACGCCTCTACCAGGGGGACTATCAACAGGCTCAGGTTTTTAACAATGATCCGGTGCAGGTGGCCAAGACTTGGGCGGCACAGGGGGCAACCCGACTCCATGTGGTGGATCTCGATGGTGCCAAACAAGGAGAGTCGGTGAACTTGGGCGTCATCCAAAAAATTGCGGCGGCGATCGCCATTCCGGTGCAGGTGGGGGGCGGCCTCCGCACAATCGCGAGCGTAGATCAGTTGTTTGCTGTGGGAGTAGAGCGAGCAATTTTAGGGACAGCGGCGGTAGAAAATCCAGAATTGGTGACAGAACTTTGTGGCAAATATCCTGGACGCATTGCCGTCGGCATTGATGCGCGCAATGGCAAGGTCGCCACGAAGGGCTGGTTAGAAACCTCTGAAGTTTTGGCGACGGATTTGGCCCAACAAATGGCGATTCAAGGAGTGGCCGCGATTATTTATACCGATATTCACCGGGATGGTACGATGGCAGGCCCAAATCTAGAAGCTTTACGGGAATTAGCTTCGACCATCGATATTCCGGTCATTGCTTCCGGGGGCGTGAGTTCCCTGGGAGATTTAATCAATCTTGTCGCCCTCGAAAGCCTTGGGGTGACCGGGGCGATCGTTGGCCGCGCAATCTATACCGGTGATATTGATGTGGCAGAGGCAGTGAAGGCTGTCGGCCCCCAACGGCTCCAGGACGTTTACCCTAGCGATGGCACGGCGATCGCCTAA
- the ppnK_2 gene encoding ATP-NAD kinase, producing MKLDQVIIAYKAGDPFAKKWAERCAHELEAAGSKILLGPSGFKDNPYPVFLASVSEPIDLAIVLGGDGTVLAAARHLSKENIPILAVNVGGHLGFLTEPFEQLQDSEALWQRLRSDTYAVETRMMLEAKVCEGDRHDPEIISETFYALNEMCVKPAAIDRMPTAVFEMEVDCTIVDQYHGDGLLVATSTGSTCYTASANGPIMHPGLEAIVVTPICPLSLSSRPIVLPARSNVDIWPLGDYDLNNKLWSDGALATSIWPGQWVNVQKAHCDCKFIILRETYSFYQTIRDKLQWAGSRIHHQNAHRN from the coding sequence GTGAAACTTGACCAAGTGATCATCGCCTATAAAGCTGGTGACCCCTTTGCAAAAAAATGGGCCGAACGGTGTGCCCATGAACTAGAGGCGGCGGGCAGCAAAATTCTCCTGGGCCCCAGTGGTTTTAAGGACAATCCCTATCCGGTTTTTTTGGCTTCGGTGAGTGAACCGATTGATCTGGCAATTGTCCTTGGAGGAGATGGTACAGTCCTTGCGGCGGCCCGCCATTTATCTAAGGAAAATATTCCTATTTTGGCCGTCAATGTGGGGGGACACCTGGGTTTTCTCACGGAACCCTTTGAACAGCTCCAGGATAGTGAGGCCCTCTGGCAGCGGCTCCGCAGTGATACCTATGCGGTGGAAACCCGGATGATGCTGGAGGCGAAAGTCTGTGAAGGCGATCGCCATGACCCTGAGATTATTAGCGAAACCTTTTATGCCCTCAACGAGATGTGCGTCAAACCCGCCGCCATTGACCGGATGCCTACCGCCGTCTTTGAGATGGAGGTCGATTGTACCATCGTTGACCAATACCATGGGGATGGCCTGTTGGTGGCCACTTCCACTGGTTCTACCTGCTATACTGCCTCGGCCAATGGGCCAATTATGCACCCTGGCCTAGAGGCGATCGTTGTTACACCCATCTGCCCTCTCAGCCTTTCTAGTCGGCCCATCGTCCTACCGGCCCGATCCAATGTAGACATCTGGCCCCTGGGGGACTATGACCTGAATAATAAACTCTGGAGTGATGGCGCCCTGGCCACTTCCATTTGGCCAGGGCAATGGGTGAATGTCCAAAAAGCCCACTGTGATTGCAAATTTATTATCCTGCGAGAAACTTACTCCTTTTACCAAACGATTCGGGACAAACTCCAGTGGGCGGGCTCCCGGATCCATCATCAAAATGCCCACCGCAACTAA
- a CDS encoding 2-methylcitrate synthase/citrate synthase II: MTTGCEFKPGLEGIPAAQSSISFVDGKNGILEYRGIPIQELATKSSFLEVAYLLIWGNLPTHQELEDFKNDILYHRRIKYRIRDMMKCFPETGHPMDALQTSAAALGLFYARRALDDPEYIRHAVVRLLAKIPTMVAAANSMRNGNDPVQPNDSLDYAANFLYMMTEQRPYELQAKIFDICLMLHAEHTINASTFSAMVTASTLTDPYAVIASAVGTLAGPLHGGANEEVLLMLEQIGSVENVRDYVENCVANKQKIMGFGHRVYKVKDPRAVILQGLAEQLFELEGEDPYYKIALELEKIVEEKYGQKGIYANVDFYSGLVYRKLGIPSDLFTPLFAIARVAGWLAHWKEQLGVNRIFRPTQVYTGLHDQPYIPVEERH, encoded by the coding sequence CGGGGCATCCCAATCCAAGAGCTGGCTACAAAAAGTTCTTTTCTCGAAGTTGCTTACCTTTTAATTTGGGGAAATTTGCCTACCCACCAAGAACTTGAAGATTTTAAAAACGATATTCTCTACCACCGTCGGATTAAATATCGCATTCGGGACATGATGAAATGTTTTCCCGAAACAGGTCACCCAATGGATGCCCTCCAAACCTCGGCGGCGGCCCTGGGGCTTTTCTATGCGCGGCGGGCCTTGGATGATCCAGAATATATCCGTCATGCCGTCGTTCGCCTACTGGCAAAAATCCCCACCATGGTGGCGGCGGCGAACTCCATGCGCAATGGCAATGATCCGGTACAGCCCAACGACAGTCTGGATTATGCGGCTAATTTCCTCTACATGATGACAGAGCAGCGCCCCTACGAGCTCCAGGCAAAAATTTTTGACATTTGTTTGATGCTCCATGCCGAACATACGATTAATGCCTCCACCTTTTCGGCGATGGTAACGGCTTCAACCTTGACAGATCCCTATGCGGTGATTGCTTCGGCGGTGGGAACTTTGGCAGGTCCCCTCCATGGTGGGGCGAACGAAGAAGTGCTCTTAATGTTGGAGCAAATTGGTTCGGTCGAGAATGTGCGGGACTATGTAGAAAACTGCGTTGCCAATAAGCAGAAAATCATGGGCTTTGGCCACCGGGTCTATAAAGTCAAAGATCCCCGGGCGGTGATTCTCCAGGGATTAGCCGAGCAGTTATTTGAACTGGAAGGGGAAGACCCCTACTATAAAATTGCCCTAGAACTGGAAAAAATTGTCGAAGAAAAGTACGGTCAGAAGGGGATCTACGCCAACGTCGATTTTTATTCGGGCCTGGTTTACCGAAAGCTGGGAATTCCTAGTGATCTGTTCACGCCCCTGTTTGCGATCGCCAGGGTAGCGGGCTGGTTAGCCCACTGGAAAGAACAACTGGGGGTCAACCGGATTTTCCGGCCAACCCAGGTCTATACAGGGCTTCATGATCAGCCTTATATTCCCGTTGAGGAACGCCACTAA
- a CDS encoding hypothetical protein (conserved hypothetical protein) has translation MPIDNAQLERLLSLVKTAQLTQEEFDVLQSHFGLLKKPTSQPLPSPETAKAETSAPSSFWQKPIFGNKSLVEKVSNYFAKQPVPPYSLDRYTQLWKQLETKTITLKGLENRKFSGQEFLDFFRIRILIDLNMGTFKNLKDTIDLFEVMLFSLESFVLINETEFLYRSPSQLKVYEAIAEILDHHTDSTEILLQMKKNVTPLLKDFKTEEGLNVAKNYILAIKEVTRYKNGIKLLNILRNLNSRYSLLLSTFNLAQEVLTQPIGTDLEVLEKRVSEIEETIYTLCSAMGMPKNQNNLLGHVKVFHFLALDYRNKNAGNEFKALLGDLKKWEKIAGELQNIKDTYPPNDYEVPDSFKQDLPGLSLYQKYQRFLNIRKTIGA, from the coding sequence ATGCCCATCGATAATGCACAACTAGAGCGCCTACTCTCTTTGGTGAAAACAGCGCAACTCACCCAGGAGGAGTTTGATGTCCTCCAATCTCACTTTGGCTTGCTCAAAAAACCGACCTCTCAACCCTTGCCCTCCCCGGAGACTGCCAAAGCTGAAACCAGTGCCCCTAGTTCTTTTTGGCAAAAGCCAATCTTTGGTAACAAAAGCCTTGTAGAAAAGGTTTCTAATTACTTCGCAAAACAGCCTGTACCTCCTTACTCCCTAGATCGTTATACGCAGTTGTGGAAGCAACTGGAAACAAAAACTATTACCCTCAAGGGTCTGGAGAACAGAAAATTCAGCGGCCAAGAATTTCTCGACTTCTTTCGGATTCGCATTTTGATTGATTTAAATATGGGAACCTTCAAAAACTTGAAGGATACCATCGATCTATTTGAGGTGATGTTATTTTCCCTCGAAAGTTTTGTCTTAATTAATGAGACGGAGTTTCTATATCGCAGCCCTTCTCAGCTCAAAGTCTATGAGGCGATCGCCGAAATCTTAGACCACCATACCGACAGCACTGAAATTTTGCTGCAGATGAAAAAAAATGTAACGCCCCTACTCAAGGACTTTAAAACCGAAGAAGGGTTAAATGTAGCCAAGAATTATATTTTGGCGATTAAAGAAGTTACCCGCTACAAGAATGGCATTAAACTGCTCAATATTCTGCGTAACCTCAACTCCCGTTATTCCCTTCTCCTGTCAACCTTTAATCTTGCCCAGGAAGTCCTCACCCAGCCAATCGGTACCGATCTAGAGGTGCTCGAAAAACGTGTTTCTGAAATTGAAGAAACCATCTATACCCTCTGTTCAGCGATGGGGATGCCGAAAAATCAAAATAACCTGCTCGGCCATGTCAAAGTCTTCCATTTCCTCGCCCTGGACTACCGCAACAAGAATGCAGGAAATGAGTTTAAAGCATTGTTGGGTGACCTCAAGAAATGGGAAAAAATTGCTGGGGAGCTACAAAATATTAAAGATACTTATCCGCCAAATGATTATGAAGTTCCTGACTCATTCAAGCAGGATCTTCCGGGTTTGTCCCTTTATCAAAAGTATCAGCGCTTCTTGAATATCCGTAAAACTATCGGGGCTTAA
- a CDS encoding ribonuclease BN-like family protein encodes MKRFLRFFLFLNHRTVYWTIRQALRRRLFGLSAEIAFNVMLSLFPIIIMALTALGSFTETLDQTIIQLASYYEDVMPESVWMLLREFTSEIGKTPSRSLFSASFIATIWVSSGAFSAAMNALDQIHEIPLDQRRPFWKAKLISIFITLGAIALLIFASFLVLVGDNVVKVALDLIVRLPVNSAGVNVLVTLWRLLSFPLALGLGAGIVAMVLNLLMSPPDRRHPWRKLKQMSFSLAIALCAFFALCFSILFIQSLIVDMKIDYDLANLLVTLWRFLSLPVALAIVSIAFAFIYSMGSSRLIKGMPVLPGAILGAISWAIISSLFRLYVTNFGQYNRVYGAVGTAIILMLWLQLSALVMLLGDQLNAVVGEAMLEDALKRGNLISYGNSPLPEETSS; translated from the coding sequence ATGAAACGTTTTTTACGATTTTTTTTGTTTCTCAATCACCGGACGGTCTACTGGACAATTCGTCAGGCGTTGCGGCGGCGACTGTTTGGCCTCTCTGCGGAGATTGCCTTTAATGTGATGCTGTCTCTCTTTCCGATCATTATCATGGCATTGACTGCCCTAGGCTCATTTACGGAAACCTTAGACCAGACGATTATCCAATTGGCCAGCTACTACGAAGATGTGATGCCAGAATCGGTGTGGATGCTACTGCGGGAATTTACATCAGAAATTGGTAAAACTCCCAGTCGGAGTCTTTTTTCGGCAAGTTTTATCGCAACGATCTGGGTATCTTCCGGGGCGTTTAGTGCAGCAATGAATGCCCTTGATCAAATCCATGAAATCCCATTGGATCAGCGGCGTCCTTTCTGGAAAGCAAAATTAATCTCGATTTTTATTACCCTCGGAGCGATCGCCCTCCTGATTTTTGCCTCGTTTTTGGTACTGGTGGGGGATAACGTCGTTAAGGTCGCGTTGGATTTGATCGTGCGTTTACCGGTGAATTCGGCGGGGGTTAATGTGCTGGTAACTCTGTGGCGCTTACTGAGTTTTCCCTTAGCCCTGGGGCTGGGGGCAGGGATCGTGGCAATGGTTTTAAATCTACTCATGAGCCCACCCGATCGCCGCCATCCCTGGCGGAAACTAAAACAGATGTCTTTTAGCTTGGCGATCGCCCTCTGCGCTTTTTTTGCCCTCTGTTTTTCAATTCTCTTTATCCAAAGCCTCATTGTGGATATGAAAATTGACTATGATCTGGCTAACTTATTGGTCACCCTCTGGCGATTCTTGAGTCTACCCGTCGCTTTGGCGATCGTTTCGATCGCCTTTGCTTTTATCTATAGCATGGGCTCTAGTCGTCTGATTAAAGGGATGCCTGTCCTCCCTGGAGCAATTCTTGGGGCGATTTCCTGGGCGATTATTTCTTCGTTATTTCGTCTTTATGTCACTAATTTTGGGCAATACAACCGCGTTTATGGCGCCGTAGGAACGGCAATTATTCTCATGCTTTGGCTCCAACTCAGTGCCCTTGTAATGCTTTTAGGAGATCAATTAAATGCCGTAGTGGGGGAAGCAATGCTCGAAGATGCCCTCAAGCGTGGCAATTTGATCTCCTATGGCAATTCCCCATTGCCTGAAGAAACATCTAGTTGA
- the spoIID gene encoding sporulation protein, producing the protein MVRPLRRLIGHSWTLAGLIWLASLAPAPAQAAVNLRVAVRQTTANLQVGSSSNAVIRNGQGQVLGEIAGMSSFEVSRQGNQLAFDRWQASELWVEPKGDGYVWIGDRWYRGRTQLRASGNQILAINHVDLEEYLYSVVGAEAIPSWPQEALKAQAVAARTYALKKRAENAGRPFDLDTTTATQVYKGLNSEYSTTHAAVNATANQVMTYNGDVILAVFHSSSGGHTENVEDVWSQPLPYLRGVVDYDQSAPVYQWNKTISAAQLGQLVGGVGTVQQLVPQRATPQGRVVTMRIIGDRGTKDISGDQLRQLLELRSTLINARIQQGDVYIYGKGFGHGVGMSQWGANSLAAQGINYQQILRHYYQNATIARLTPR; encoded by the coding sequence ATGGTGAGACCTTTACGCAGATTGATTGGACATTCCTGGACTCTGGCAGGACTGATTTGGCTCGCGAGCCTCGCCCCAGCTCCAGCACAAGCAGCGGTTAATCTGCGGGTGGCGGTACGGCAAACAACCGCTAATCTTCAGGTAGGCAGCTCTAGTAATGCGGTGATTAGGAATGGCCAAGGCCAAGTCCTGGGGGAAATTGCTGGGATGAGCTCCTTTGAGGTGAGCCGTCAAGGAAATCAACTGGCCTTTGATCGGTGGCAGGCCTCAGAATTATGGGTCGAACCTAAGGGCGATGGCTATGTTTGGATTGGCGATCGCTGGTATCGGGGCCGTACCCAACTCCGTGCAAGCGGTAATCAAATCCTCGCCATTAACCATGTTGACCTCGAAGAATATCTCTACAGCGTGGTAGGAGCCGAAGCGATTCCCAGTTGGCCCCAAGAAGCACTCAAGGCCCAAGCTGTTGCTGCCCGCACCTATGCCCTCAAAAAGCGTGCCGAAAATGCAGGGCGGCCCTTTGATCTAGATACCACCACCGCCACCCAGGTTTATAAAGGCCTCAATAGCGAATATAGTACGACCCACGCAGCAGTAAATGCCACGGCCAACCAGGTGATGACCTACAATGGCGATGTGATTTTGGCTGTTTTCCATTCTTCTTCTGGTGGCCATACCGAAAATGTTGAAGATGTTTGGAGCCAACCGCTGCCCTATTTACGGGGGGTAGTGGACTATGACCAGTCAGCTCCGGTATATCAGTGGAATAAAACTATTTCGGCCGCACAATTGGGCCAGTTGGTCGGCGGGGTTGGCACCGTGCAACAACTGGTTCCCCAGCGGGCTACTCCCCAGGGCCGGGTAGTGACGATGCGGATTATTGGCGATCGCGGCACCAAAGATATTAGTGGAGACCAATTGCGTCAGCTCTTGGAACTGCGGAGCACCCTCATTAACGCCCGTATCCAACAGGGGGACGTTTACATCTATGGGAAAGGCTTTGGTCACGGTGTCGGAATGAGTCAATGGGGTGCTAATAGCCTTGCCGCCCAGGGGATTAATTACCAGCAAATTTTGCGCCACTACTATCAGAATGCCACCATTGCTAGATTGACCCCCCGTTAA
- a CDS encoding Sua5/YciO/YrdC/YwlC family protein, which produces MAKFYSLHPQNPQQRDLEAIAKQLRSGAVMLYPTDTVYAIGCDLTAKNAVQKVRQLKRLANDKPLTFLCSSLSNISEYAMVSDDAYRIMKRVIPGPYTFLLPATKQVPKLVMSPKRRSTGIRVPDNAICQGLLQALGNPIISTSAHLPDEDGEPFTLDLEKALLFDALEPLVDIIIDSDAEPGNKTSTILDFCDRQPALIRKGLGWDALASWIDLVDLSEAAPD; this is translated from the coding sequence ATGGCTAAGTTCTATTCACTCCATCCCCAAAATCCTCAACAGCGTGACCTTGAGGCGATCGCCAAACAGCTCAGGTCGGGGGCAGTGATGTTGTATCCCACAGATACAGTGTACGCCATTGGCTGTGATCTCACTGCGAAAAACGCTGTGCAAAAAGTCCGGCAACTCAAGCGCCTTGCCAACGACAAGCCCCTGACGTTTCTCTGCTCATCTCTCTCGAATATTTCCGAATATGCCATGGTCAGTGATGATGCCTATCGGATTATGAAACGGGTTATCCCTGGCCCTTATACTTTCCTGCTGCCAGCCACCAAACAAGTGCCCAAACTGGTAATGAGCCCCAAGCGCCGTAGTACAGGAATCCGCGTCCCCGACAATGCCATCTGCCAAGGTTTACTGCAAGCTCTGGGGAATCCCATTATTTCCACCTCAGCCCACCTCCCTGACGAAGATGGTGAGCCTTTTACCCTTGACCTCGAAAAAGCGCTTTTGTTTGATGCCCTAGAGCCCCTTGTGGATATCATCATCGATAGTGACGCTGAACCCGGCAATAAAACTTCAACAATTCTCGATTTTTGCGATCGCCAACCTGCCCTCATCCGTAAAGGCTTAGGTTGGGATGCCCTCGCCAGTTGGATCGACCTCGTCGATCTCTCCGAGGCCGCCCCAGATTAA
- a CDS encoding DNA or RNA helicases of superfamily II, with product MRRRPKLTYDRGTLILHPPPQGKVWLDFVTWDDRIEKFRLLARDYRPLVERLRQESIDFIDEAQQFSPLDLVTELSQEPYPHQREALLAWKKGDRQGVIVLPTAAGKTYLAQLAIASTPRTTLVIVPTLDLMHQWYAQLIQAFPNVEIGLLGGGSRDRSAILIATYHSAAIHAETLGNRYALIIFDECHHLPSDFFRAIAEYSIAPYRLGLTATPDRSDGKESDLQQLIGPVLYNRTPASLAGQALADHQVIQLKIPLSETEEAQYHELIATRNQFLRDQNIRLGSLKGWQAFVAASGRSTAGRRAMLAHRQAKDITAGTAGKLRTLAQLLQQHYPAQILIFTHDNATVYQISETFLIPAITHQTPVKERHQTLKKFRHGVYPVLVTSHVLNEGVDVPNARIAIILSGTGSTREYIQRLGRILRQGKSGTKLALLYELVSENTNEEQLSQRRRGSLTPTETHLTTLSKKEISLRAAESKALYKEGFQGSATPTEEE from the coding sequence ATGAGACGACGGCCTAAACTCACCTATGACCGAGGCACTCTTATTCTCCATCCCCCACCTCAGGGCAAAGTCTGGCTTGATTTTGTTACCTGGGATGACCGCATTGAAAAATTTCGACTTCTGGCGCGGGACTATCGGCCCCTAGTGGAGCGCCTCCGCCAAGAGTCGATTGATTTTATCGATGAGGCCCAACAATTTTCACCCTTAGATTTGGTCACAGAGCTGTCTCAAGAGCCCTACCCCCACCAACGGGAAGCGCTCTTGGCTTGGAAAAAAGGCGATCGCCAGGGGGTCATCGTACTGCCCACCGCTGCCGGGAAAACCTATCTAGCCCAGTTAGCGATCGCCAGCACCCCGCGCACCACCCTCGTCATAGTCCCCACCCTGGATTTGATGCACCAGTGGTATGCCCAGCTTATCCAGGCCTTTCCTAATGTCGAAATTGGACTCCTGGGGGGCGGCTCCCGCGATCGTAGTGCCATTCTGATTGCCACCTACCACAGCGCCGCAATCCATGCCGAAACCCTAGGCAATCGCTATGCTCTGATCATTTTTGATGAGTGTCATCATTTACCCAGTGATTTTTTTCGGGCGATCGCCGAATATTCCATCGCCCCCTATCGCCTCGGCCTTACCGCCACCCCCGACCGTAGCGACGGCAAGGAAAGCGATCTCCAGCAACTCATCGGCCCTGTGCTCTACAATCGCACCCCCGCGTCCCTCGCTGGCCAAGCCCTCGCTGACCACCAGGTCATTCAACTCAAGATTCCCCTCAGTGAAACCGAAGAAGCGCAGTATCACGAACTTATCGCCACTCGCAATCAATTTTTGCGCGATCAAAATATTCGTCTAGGTTCCCTCAAAGGTTGGCAAGCATTTGTCGCCGCCAGTGGCCGTTCCACCGCCGGACGCCGTGCCATGTTAGCCCATCGCCAAGCAAAAGATATCACCGCTGGCACTGCCGGAAAATTACGCACCCTCGCCCAGTTGCTTCAACAGCACTACCCTGCACAAATCCTGATTTTCACCCATGACAATGCCACCGTTTATCAGATCTCCGAAACCTTCTTAATTCCGGCAATTACTCACCAAACCCCAGTTAAAGAGCGACACCAAACCCTCAAAAAATTTCGCCATGGGGTCTATCCCGTTTTAGTCACCTCCCATGTCCTCAACGAAGGAGTTGATGTGCCCAATGCACGCATTGCGATCATCCTTTCAGGAACAGGATCAACCCGGGAATATATCCAACGCTTAGGTCGTATTTTACGCCAAGGAAAATCAGGAACAAAGTTGGCTCTTTTATATGAATTGGTATCAGAAAACACAAATGAAGAGCAACTTTCCCAGCGGCGACGGGGCTCCCTGACCCCGACTGAAACACACCTCACAACCCTCTCTAAAAAAGAAATTTCACTCAGGGCAGCAGAGTCCAAAGCCCTTTACAAGGAAGGATTCCAAGGGAGTGCTACACCCACCGAAGAGGAATGA
- the phoU gene encoding phosphate transport system regulatory protein PhoU: protein MQLFHQSPQKERTHFERSLQRLEQEVLRMGALVEQAFRLGHNCLFKEDLEAYETLRALDKEIDRYYRQIEADCSAMLTLKAPVSQDCRFVSAFMQLVRDLERIADYAEDLAEKAIRLVPYSPHGLMSEIEGMSEHAQLMLSTSLVALAELDPNAGPYVKKLDDRVDDDFDRIYAALAQQQNLPGMIEPFILMALIIRDLERMADHATNIAQRVSYIITGQRT, encoded by the coding sequence ATGCAGTTATTCCATCAGTCTCCCCAGAAAGAACGTACCCATTTTGAGCGTTCTCTCCAGCGTTTAGAACAAGAAGTTTTGCGGATGGGGGCGTTGGTTGAGCAAGCTTTCCGGTTGGGTCATAATTGCCTCTTTAAGGAAGATTTGGAGGCTTACGAAACACTCCGGGCTTTGGATAAGGAAATTGACCGCTATTATCGTCAGATCGAAGCCGATTGTTCGGCGATGCTGACCCTTAAAGCACCAGTGAGTCAAGATTGCCGCTTTGTCAGTGCCTTTATGCAATTGGTGCGAGATCTAGAGCGGATTGCGGACTATGCAGAGGATTTGGCAGAAAAAGCTATTCGTTTGGTTCCCTATTCACCCCATGGGTTAATGTCAGAGATTGAAGGGATGTCGGAACATGCCCAGCTAATGTTGTCGACGAGTTTGGTCGCCCTCGCGGAACTTGACCCCAATGCAGGGCCCTATGTGAAAAAGCTAGATGACCGGGTGGATGATGACTTTGACCGCATCTATGCGGCCCTAGCCCAACAGCAAAATTTGCCGGGGATGATTGAGCCGTTTATTTTGATGGCGCTGATTATTCGGGACCTAGAGCGTATGGCTGACCATGCAACGAATATTGCCCAGCGGGTTTCTTACATTATTACTGGCCAACGGACTTAG
- a CDS encoding hypothetical protein (conserved hypothetical protein TIGR00299), whose amino-acid sequence MKKIAYLECPTGIAGDMCLGALVDGGVPLEYLKNQLNRLGITHEYDLRAETVIRQGQRATKVYVQLLETDDHPGRDLASTTSNTAAIPHQHHDHPHSHEQVEGRESHHHHDGHTPHRHLPEIQQLIRQAALPERVERWSLEIFQNLAIAEATVHGTTPDMVHFHEVGATDALVDIVGTCLGLDWLGIDELYCSPMPTGGGTVKAAHGILPVPVPAVLQLWQQRKVPIYSNGIDKELVTPTGAAIATTLAKDFGKPPAMTLEKVALGSGTIDLPLPNLLRLWLGYRAETPNLETIVTLETQIDDLNPQAIAYASEKLRQAGALDVFSQGITMKKNRLGTLLTVICPVDLVDCCEEILFTETSTLGIRRQTQFRSVLDRRFETIATAHGDVKLKIGYQGDRLFNVQPEYEDVVKIAEKTGQPWQAIAQQILKQFFD is encoded by the coding sequence ATGAAAAAAATTGCCTATCTCGAATGCCCGACGGGAATTGCAGGGGACATGTGCCTCGGTGCATTGGTAGATGGGGGCGTACCGCTGGAATATCTCAAAAATCAGCTAAATCGTCTCGGAATCACCCATGAATACGATCTTCGGGCGGAAACGGTGATTCGTCAAGGACAGCGGGCAACGAAGGTCTATGTGCAGTTATTAGAAACCGATGATCATCCCGGTAGGGATTTGGCCTCCACAACCTCAAACACCGCCGCTATTCCTCACCAGCACCACGATCACCCCCACTCCCATGAACAGGTAGAGGGCCGTGAATCCCACCATCACCATGATGGCCATACTCCCCACCGCCATTTGCCTGAAATTCAGCAGCTCATTCGGCAGGCAGCACTCCCGGAACGGGTAGAACGATGGAGTTTAGAGATTTTTCAAAATTTGGCGATCGCCGAAGCGACGGTCCATGGCACCACACCGGACATGGTGCATTTCCATGAGGTGGGGGCGACGGATGCCCTAGTGGATATTGTCGGCACTTGCCTCGGTTTGGATTGGCTCGGGATTGACGAATTATATTGTTCGCCCATGCCCACTGGAGGCGGAACAGTTAAAGCGGCCCATGGCATATTGCCTGTGCCCGTGCCTGCGGTTTTACAGCTTTGGCAACAGCGAAAAGTGCCGATTTACAGCAACGGGATTGATAAGGAATTGGTTACGCCCACCGGAGCGGCGATCGCCACTACCCTAGCGAAGGATTTTGGGAAACCCCCCGCGATGACCCTAGAAAAAGTTGCCTTGGGCTCCGGTACCATTGATTTACCTTTACCGAATTTATTAAGGCTTTGGCTTGGTTATCGGGCAGAAACACCAAATTTAGAAACCATCGTCACCCTCGAAACCCAAATCGATGATCTCAACCCCCAGGCGATCGCCTATGCCAGCGAAAAATTGCGCCAAGCCGGCGCGTTAGATGTATTCAGTCAGGGGATTACGATGAAAAAAAATCGCCTGGGAACCCTGTTAACGGTCATTTGTCCCGTCGATTTGGTAGATTGCTGCGAAGAGATTTTATTCACTGAAACCAGCACCCTTGGTATCCGCCGCCAAACTCAATTTCGTTCTGTGCTTGATCGCCGCTTTGAAACCATTGCCACAGCCCATGGTGACGTCAAACTCAAAATTGGCTACCAGGGTGATCGCCTTTTTAACGTGCAACCCGAATACGAAGACGTGGTAAAAATCGCTGAAAAAACTGGGCAACCCTGGCAGGCGATCGCCCAGCAAATCCTTAAACAATTTTTTGACTAA